Genomic segment of Odontesthes bonariensis isolate fOdoBon6 chromosome 10, fOdoBon6.hap1, whole genome shotgun sequence:
ctgtcaataaaatatgttttgtttgtataaatgtCTGGTGTTGCTTTTCAAATGGATGTGAAACGCACaagtctttcttttctttcttttttttgcatatgTGAGGATGTAAAATGAAATTCACTCACAGCAAGAGAAGTGCAACAGTACACCACCTCTCTCTGAAAAAAATGGAAGTAACACATTCAATTGTGCTCTGCGTCTGAGTGAGAGAAGAAAAGTGGGGGTTAGAGAAGTGCGGTTGTCCGTTTCCTGCTTTGAGTTGATGTATGCgcagaacagagaacagaaactTCCTTGACTGTAGAGAGCATTCTGACAGTGCACAGCGAGGACGCCTTTTTCAAATGTGATTCATGTTTAATGTAGACAAACTGGaactttggtaaaaaaaaaaaaaaaaaacggatcaTGAGTCGTGGATCTAAAAGTAAAACGGAGAGCATCCAAAGCTCTCTGCTGAGCCAACAGGAGAATGAGAAACTGGACGACCTGCTGGGCAGAAGGTGTGCTGTAAGTTCTGAACTGAGATGCGAGGGGTTTTCTTCACAGAAGGGTTTATTCCGTTTCATCTGTCCTGACTTGAATTAACTGGTTTTACAATGAAATGTGAAATGTGAAGATTAATTTCAGTTTCAACCCACGAGACCCTCATTTTGAGGGTGGTTAAACATCATATCCTGAATTTCAACGAGCTCAGTTGATAGCTGAGTTGAGGCCTGTTTAACTATACATTTAACTTTACTTAACCGTTGTTTTCATCCTTGAGACTTATCTTACTCGATTTACAAAAATAAGAGCAGATTCATATTTTCCTCAAACATATCTATCGTATGCTGGTGTTAGTGCTGTTAGAATGATTTGCTGACATTAGGTCATCAAGAAGGAGGTAGCTGTAACAGGAAATGGTGGCTGAACCGATTCTTCCTTGCTGTCAGAATTAGATATCATGACTGGTTTTAGTCTTACACGAGCAGAAGTTACCTTGTTCATGGCACTCTTTTGGTTACTGAGGTAAAAATTCTTCCTACAGTTGTGTGTCAGCCTTGCATAACGCAAAAACACAAGTACATCATGACCATTTTATCTTAAATGCTTTccaacagctgcagagaagaacaAAGAGCATCACAACACTTTTATCTGAACAAATGAAAGCCAGGGAGGAAGTTAACCATCACCACTTAACTGCAAATTTACATGTGAACTGCAATAAAATGCTTTCAAGAGTACTATCAGCACTGTTGAAATGTTTTCAATATCTATCTTGTCTGTGTGTTCAGTCTATGGCCACTGCAGTTGCACAGCTATTCATGGCTCTACCTCACAGCCCAACCATGTGGAGCTTGCAGCACACTGGAGTGGTCTGCTTCGTCAAAGACAACCCCCAGCGCTCCTACTTCATCCGGATGTTTGATCTGAAGGTCAGATGACGCTGCAGAAACATGCTCTTTACAGAGATGACCTCACCACTGTGACTGAGTTCTCCTTTCGCTAAACTTTAACATtacatgacatgaaaaaaaaatgacacatgaTGTTTTTCCACAGACGGGGAGACAGATTTGGGAGCAGGAGCTCTACAACCAAATTGTTTACTCCTCACCACTGCCATGCTTCCATACCTTTGCTTCTGATGTAAGCACACACTGATCTGACCCCTTCCTGCAACATGCAGTGGAGTCCTTTTGTTAAAGTCACCACAAAATGTCCCCAAATTCTTCCTTAAATCCTCAAGTATTACTTTATAGGTGTGTATTTGATACATGCATTCATAACATAATGCAGGATTGTCAAGTGGGGCTGAACTTCACCGTGCAACAGGAGGCAGACACCTTCAAAAATGCTGTTCTGGAGAAAATCAGCCAAAGAAACAACCGTCAAGGTCAGTGAGTTCACAGTTCACAACTCCAGAAACCATCAGATATATCTCTGAAAGTAAGGATCCATTACCACATATGCAACTGCGATAGGTTTATGTATAGACCGCTCTAGAGCTTATGTTTGGCTTTTTTGCTTATGGGGAGAAAAAATGTAATCTATGagataaaagcttttttttttacccagcaGTATACTGCAGAGACCATAATTTTCTTTGGAAAAATATCtttaaaatgcaaaagaaaTTAATAAGTATCTTTGCTAAATAATGTCATAATTCCACCATGAAACAGATGCTCGTTAATTTCAAGACGATTTTAGCTGCAAAATTAGGCGATACAAAATGGTTTCTTACCCACTTCTCTTTGCTATTGATAGATAAGAAACAGCGCCCCCTGCCTACAAATGGTAAGATACAGTAGCTTCATAAGCTCCTTCACAGCTACGTGCCTTTTAAACATGTGCCACAGTGAATGTCTgctctctttttctgtcactgtAGATCGAAGTTCTCTGCCTCCAATCCCACCTGAAAAAGGTGTGTATCTCCTTCACCCCATCACGTAGCTGTTACTACCACCAGTTATTCAACTGAATGAATCTCAAGGAAGATACCAGCCTGAATGTATTTTGTATTTCCTCCATAAGGCCCATCTGGTAGCCCTGGTTCTTTTCACATGGCCACTGTGGATATCCAAAACCCGGATATCCAGTCATCCCGCTATCGCTCCATACCTTCACCCTCCACTCCTCCAGCTCTAAGtagcaaagaaaagaagaaacaaagcaAGAGCAAGAAAAAAGCCCCCAAATTCTCCAAAGCAGACATAGGAGCACCCAGCTGTTTTAAGTAAGGATTTGAGTCACTGAATGTATTGTCTAATATCAGGCAGAGAGTATATTTCATCATTTCTCCTTTCTACACGTGGCAATTTCAACAGAATTGTACTGTTTCCTGTCCTCTCCTTTCTGTCAGGCATGTGACTCATGTTGGATGGGACCCCAACAACCTTGACCCTGATCTGTCCAAGCTGCTCTCCCAAGCAGGCATTGGTGAAGCTGAGCTCATGGATGAAAAGACCTCCCAGCTCATCTATAATGTCATAGAGCAGTCAGGAGGCATGGAGGCAGTCAAAAGGGAGGTGAACAGAGAAGGTCAGACTCGTCTTTTTCTGGCATGTTTCCATCCCACTGCTTCCCACAGGCAAATCTAAATTGTATTGAAATGGCATGGTTGTCTGTTTCTGTTGCATTACAGCTGGTGGACCACCACCCCCTCCACCTGGCAGACAGGGTCCCCTGCCTCCTCTGCCAGGCTCCAGTCCCTCTGCTCCAACCCCTCCACCCCCAAGAGGTCGCTCTGGCCCCCTGCCTCCCATCCCAGGCCAGTCACAGCGGGGAAATGCATCCTCTCAGCCACCTCCACCACGTGGTGGTGTGCCACCCCTACCTCCAACAAGCCGAGGCGGACCACCTCCGCCGCCACCAGCACACGTACCCCCTCAGTTACCACCATCCTCGAAGCCTTCTTACGCCTCACCCCCAGGGTCCGCCCACAACATGCCACCTCCTCCACGACCATCAACCCAGGAACACTCCATGCCTCCTCCTCCCGTCCCATCTACACCCAGCAGAGGAGGTGGAAGTGGTGGTGCGCCTccacccccacctcccccgcctcctcctccagctACTTCAACCTCAAATCTCCCACCTCCTCCCCCCTCTGGTGGCACTAAACCTCCGCCCGCATCCACTGGAGGAGGAGACAGCAGAGGGGATTTGCTCAAACAAATCCAAATCGGGAAGAGTCTAAGAAAAGTAAAgtcacttgtttttcttttaaatatggTTTTCAAAAAATTGTTTCAGAAATGC
This window contains:
- the wasa gene encoding actin nucleation-promoting factor WAS isoform X1; the protein is MSRGSKSKTESIQSSLLSQQENEKLDDLLGRRCASMATAVAQLFMALPHSPTMWSLQHTGVVCFVKDNPQRSYFIRMFDLKTGRQIWEQELYNQIVYSSPLPCFHTFASDDCQVGLNFTVQQEADTFKNAVLEKISQRNNRQDKKQRPLPTNDRSSLPPIPPEKGPSGSPGSFHMATVDIQNPDIQSSRYRSIPSPSTPPALSSKEKKKQSKSKKKAPKFSKADIGAPSCFKHVTHVGWDPNNLDPDLSKLLSQAGIGEAELMDEKTSQLIYNVIEQSGGMEAVKREVNREAGGPPPPPPGRQGPLPPLPGSSPSAPTPPPPRGRSGPLPPIPGQSQRGNASSQPPPPRGGVPPLPPTSRGGPPPPPPAHVPPQLPPSSKPSYASPPGSAHNMPPPPRPSTQEHSMPPPPVPSTPSRGGGSGGAPPPPPPPPPPPATSTSNLPPPPPSGGTKPPPASTGGGDSRGDLLKQIQIGKSLRKVTESSDPAPPAASESGEGIVGALMMVMQKRSKVIHSSDDSEEDGGHDDDDDDDEWDD
- the wasa gene encoding actin nucleation-promoting factor WAS isoform X2 — translated: MATAVAQLFMALPHSPTMWSLQHTGVVCFVKDNPQRSYFIRMFDLKTGRQIWEQELYNQIVYSSPLPCFHTFASDDCQVGLNFTVQQEADTFKNAVLEKISQRNNRQDKKQRPLPTNDRSSLPPIPPEKGPSGSPGSFHMATVDIQNPDIQSSRYRSIPSPSTPPALSSKEKKKQSKSKKKAPKFSKADIGAPSCFKHVTHVGWDPNNLDPDLSKLLSQAGIGEAELMDEKTSQLIYNVIEQSGGMEAVKREVNREAGGPPPPPPGRQGPLPPLPGSSPSAPTPPPPRGRSGPLPPIPGQSQRGNASSQPPPPRGGVPPLPPTSRGGPPPPPPAHVPPQLPPSSKPSYASPPGSAHNMPPPPRPSTQEHSMPPPPVPSTPSRGGGSGGAPPPPPPPPPPPATSTSNLPPPPPSGGTKPPPASTGGGDSRGDLLKQIQIGKSLRKVTESSDPAPPAASESGEGIVGALMMVMQKRSKVIHSSDDSEEDGGHDDDDDDDEWDD